In Apium graveolens cultivar Ventura chromosome 10, ASM990537v1, whole genome shotgun sequence, the following are encoded in one genomic region:
- the LOC141691138 gene encoding uncharacterized protein LOC141691138, producing MGLTHRFFADDVLFSSHGSQESVMHIMNSIARFSNWSGLTPSIHKSNSYLCNCDSDFTTWFDSLLIPRGNLPIRFLGVPLITTQLCVNDCMPLINKITNRLSSWTSLLLSLAERTLLIKSVICALEAFWCNHFLLPGTIHANIQSLLTKFLWRGNINHKGGAKISWQTVCLPREEGGLGLRNMCEWNKAQIICHLLKIVTNSTTLWASWVNKTVLKGKHFWTTKIPSDCSWIWRKVLKLRPLTMQFVSFRIGNGESISLWFDPWWQNTCLASTMSSPIISQCGLHHCDKLNAIIYNGEWLLPRANPRSHHLDPMLVHWLSNFEPPTLHAGPDLLLWNGIDAAKAKTWDIRDSIRFKAEMVPWHTGVWHKLCVNRYAHHQWVSYHERLQNLARLHRFGLVESQQCFLCICSRETDSHIFLHCSYNNWILRSLMSPLDIVIHGESWNSFITYLIHLPDKTKSILALCCAQIFCYHIWRERNARAHDSGVFGPRKLLTGIYKDFIARLNSSAWFSKVLDSRPDFIHCISL from the coding sequence ATGGGTCTAACCCATCGGTTTTTTGCTGATGATGTGCTGTTTTCCAGTCATGGGTCTCAAGAATCTGTTATGCACATTATGAACTCCATTGCAAGGTTCTCAAATTGGAGTGGTCTAACCCCGAGTATCCATAAAAGTAACAGCTACCTGTGCAATTGTGACAGTGACTTCACTACTTGGTTTGATTCGTTGTTGATTCCCAGAGGCAACTTACCAATTCGGTTTCTTGGGGTTCCTTTAATAACCACCCAGCTTTGTGTGAACGACTGTATGCCTCTCATAAACAAAATCACGAATAGACTGAGCTCTTGGACATCGTTGCTTCTGTCTTTGGCTGAAAGAACTTTGCTTATTAAATCGGTTATTTGTGCTCTCGAGGCATTTTGGTGTAATCATTTTCTTTTACCAGGAACCATACATGCAAATATTCAATCTCTTCTCACAAAGTTTTTATGGCGTGGTAATATCAACCACAAAGGTGGTGCCAAGATTTCCTGGCAAACTGTGTGTCTTCCCCGAGAGGAAGGAGGTCTTGGCTTGAGAAATATGTGTGAATGGAACAAGGCTCAAATCATTTGTCACTTGCTGAAAATAGTCACGAATTCAACCACTCTGTGGGCATCCTGGGTGAATAAAACTGTGCTCAAAGGCAAGCACTTTTGGACTACTAAAATTCCATCAGATTGTTCTTGGATTTGGAGAAAAGTGCTAAAACTCCGTCCTTTGACTATGCAATTTGTGTCATTCAGAATTGGAAATGGTGAGTCCATCTCTCTTTGGTTCGATCCTTGGTGGCAAAATACTTGCTTAGCTTCTACTATGTCTTCTCCCATTATTTCTCAATGTGGTTTACACCATTGTGACAAACTCAATGCTATTATTTATAATGGTGAGTGGTTACTCCCGAGAGCCAACCCTCGAAGCCATCACTTGGATCCAATGTTGGTGCATTGGCTATCAAACTTTGAACCTCCAACTCTGCATGCAGGGCCTGATCTTTTATTGTGGAATGGTATTGATGCTGCTAAGGCAAAAACCTGGGATATCCGGGACTCTATTCGTTTTAAAGCTGAGATGGTTCCTTGGCACACAGGGGTTTGGCATAAACTTTGTGTGAATCGCTATGCACATCATCAATGGGTTTCTTATCACGAAAGACTTCAGAATCTAGCTCGTCTCCATAGATTTGGCCTTGTGGAATCACAACAATGCTTCCTGTGTATTTGTTCTCGAGAAACAGACTCGCATATTTTTCTTCATTGCTCGTATAACAATTGGATTCTACGCAGTCTAATGTCACCGTTAGATATTGTCATTCATGGGGAGTCCTGGAACAGTTTCATCACCTATCTGATACATCTCCCGGATAAAACTAAGAGCATTCTGGCTCTTTGTTGTGCTCAAATTTTCTGCTATCATATTTGGCGTGAGCGTAATGCGCGAGCTCATGATTCGGGTGTTTTTGGTCCAAGGAAGCTGCTAACTGGAATCTATAAAGATTTTATTGCTAGACTTAACAGCTCGGCTTGGTTTTCCAAAGTGCTAGATAGTAGACCAGATTTTATTCATTGTATTAGCTTGTAG